The sequence CTCAGAGAGAAACCCCGGAAAGGAAAGTAACAGACAGTTTGCAGCGAGAATTTGGAATCTTGGCGGCACCCTTGTTTATCAAACTGAGGTCTGGAAGTTGCTGGCCACTTTTGAAACAAGCCGATCCTTCATGTAGACTGGAGAAAAGGTTAAAGGTGGATTTTTTGGGAATGCAACCTGGAGATATCCTCGGGCTTGTGTACCTTATCCATTTATGATTATTGCTGGTTCTGTAAATCTTACTAAGAATAATAGTCAATattatattcattgttttaattgtacCCTAACCAATTGCATTCGAGGAATAAGAAATAATTCTGGAGTCTTAATAGTTAAACAACCACCCTTTGTTATGTTGCCTGTAAATCTTACTGAGCCCTGGTATGAAGAGTCTGGGCTTGAACTATGGCAAAGAGTGCGCATGGCTCTTGCTAGGCCACGAAGGGGGATAGGATTAATAATTCTAGGAGTAGTAACGCTTATAACTTTAATTGCTTCTGCTGTTACTGCTTCTGTATCTTTAGCTCAATCTGTGCATACTGCTAGCATTGTAGACGATTTGGCAAAAAATACTTCCAAAGCTTTAGGGATTCAAGAAGATATAGATAGAAAATTAGAGGATAGATTAAATGCGCTTTATGATGCAGTAAGCTTTTTGGGAGAAGAAGTGCAAGGGTTAAAGCTAAGAACAAAAATTAGATGTCATGCTAACTATCGTTGGATTTGTGTTACAGCAAAAATTTATAATGGTACTGAAACTCCTTGGGACagagtgaaatcacatttagatggTATTTggcataatgaaaacatttccttagATCTAATACAACTTCATCAGGAAATTCTTGATATAGAAAATGCTCCTCGGGCTAGTATGGATTTGGCAGAAAATGCTGAAGAGTTTGTTAacagtttgttttccaattttcccTCGATAACCTCACTTTGGCATCTTTTTTCAGGGGTCGTGGCCATGCTTCTGGTATTAGCGCTTTTTGTGTGCATTGCTCCTTGTATCATAAAGAAATTTGTCAAAGAGCTGTGGGACATCAAGGCTGTCCTACACAGTAATTACTTATGCCAAAAGAATCAGGCGTGCCATTTTACTAAATAAAAGAGGGGGAGCTgcggggagcggcttgaaagagctgactctgggagctgccttgattgattatcaagggtctgtttgcagacatagctctctgtcccgccacctcTCTGGAATTTACGATCcaagttaactcctaacagaACATTAGTAAGCCTTGAGTGCACACAAGACGCAGATAGATCGCTTTGCacgactgcccttaagataagtaggatgcctttTCTTATCCCTTGGCGCCAtgagagagctctggtgattgttatcttaaagatgatgtacatggggaagaattttctttgggatgcctctcttcttggtttagtatatatgtaaccctgagaaataaagaatcatcattgactgcagcgatcctctcgaccccatctgttctgtgtctttatttcttagcctaaaggaacgcgtcgtgttgctcgctgaaatcttccggctggcctGGCAACTAtgaactgtatgattccatttacaggaCAAGGCAATATTAATGGGCGCAGAAAACAAGTCAGTAGTTGCCAAGGTCTGAGGGTGGAGAGAAGTTGGCTACAAGGGGCAACCTGAGGGCATTTATGGGATGATGGATCTGTTTCACATGTTAATTGTGGTAGTGCTTACACAACTGTATGGGTTTGTTAAATATCATGGAATTGagcatcccccccccccaccaaattttactgtatgtaaattttaaaggtagagaaaatgaagagatagCACAGGTGCCCACAAAAATTaatgcctgtgtatgtgtgtgtgtgttagttgctcagtcgtgctgactctttgcaatctcatggactgtagcctgccaggctcctctgtccatgggcttctccaggcaagaatacaagagtgcgttgccatttcctactccaggggatcctccccacccagggatcaaacctgggtgtcctgcattgcaagcagattctttaccatctgagccaccagggaagcctagtgtctgtacaacaatgtgaaaatACTTACAGTCTTGCATAGTATACTTAAAATTGGTTAGGATGGTAAAGTTTATgtgatatgtattttaccacagtttaagaaaattcaaaactgtaagacagatattatatatttataatggatTATTGTGAAGTCATTAAGCACTTTTTTccaagaaattattaataaaatgggaATGTGGTTATAATTTTAGATTAAACTGAATACCAAGTTGAATGggctataaataaatatgtaaataaatcgtggcagaaacactggaagaggaaatggtaaaatattaaagGTAAAAGTCTTGATGATGGGATTTTTTAATGATAGATTTTCCTCCTTTATACTTCTTGGCACATTATTAgttttcacttattctttttgtcagttcagttcagtctttcagtcgtgtccaactctttgccaccccatggactgcagcacaccaggctttcctgtccatcagcaactcccggagcttactcaaattcatgtccgtcgagtcagtgatgccatccaaccatctcatcctctgttgtccccttctccttccaccttcaatctttcccagcatcagggtcttttccagtgagtcagttctttgcatcaggtggccaaagtataggagtttcagcttcagcatccgtccttccaatgaatatttaggactgatttcctttaggatggaatggttggatttccttgcagtccaagggactctcaagagtcttctccaggaccacagctcaaaagcatcaattcttcagcactcagccttctttatgatccaactcacacatctatacatgacgactggaaaaaccatggctttaactagatggacctttgttggaaaagtgatgtttctgctttttaatatgctgtctaggttggtcatagcttttcttccaaggagcaaacatcttttaatgtcatggccacagtcaccatctgcagtaattttggagccccctaaattaaagtctgtcgctgtttccattgtttccccatctatttgccgtgaagtgatgggactggatgccatgatcttagttttctgaatcagttttaagccaactttttcactctcctctttcagtttcatcaagaggctcttcagttgttcttcactttctgccataaaggtggtgtcatctgcatatctgaggttcttgatatttctccaaatatattgattgcaacttgtgcttcacccagcctggcatttctcatgatgtactctgcatgtaagttccTTCCTAGATGCTTTCTGTTAATTAAACATAGCTGATTTTGTAAAGCTTGATTGGTTTGGGGGGTTTGAGATGTTCAAGAGTCAGACAGCTAGCACTTGAAGTTCCTGGAGCATACTTAGGATGGTAAG is a genomic window of Cervus canadensis isolate Bull #8, Minnesota chromosome 14, ASM1932006v1, whole genome shotgun sequence containing:
- the LOC122452976 gene encoding endogenous retrovirus group K member 7 Env polyprotein-like: MPKRRAGSQKRWYARRRRSLVERMRQLTIQETVLLPTTQQIQALLQMAYVGYSDYSTGWSVDTPGVTKLTGHAQRRNGMGPQDIPFCGLGHKGKHIATGEKVKGGFFGNATWRYPRACVPYPFMIIAGSVNLTKNNSQYYIHCFNCTLTNCIRGIRNNSGVLIVKQPPFVMLPVNLTEPWYEESGLELWQRVRMALARPRRGIGLIILGVVTLITLIASAVTASVSLAQSVHTASIVDDLAKNTSKALGIQEDIDRKLEDRLNALYDAVSFLGEEVQGLKLRTKIRCHANYRWICVTAKIYNGTETPWDRVKSHLDGIWHNENISLDLIQLHQEILDIENAPRASMDLAENAEEFVNSLFSNFPSITSLWHLFSGVVAMLLVLALFVCIAPCIIKKFVKELWDIKAVLHSNYLCQKNQACHFTK